TTTCTCACAACATGAAGGATGCCATCGAATACTCAGACAGAATTATCATGCTGGATAAAGGTGCCATCGTATTCGATAAGCCAAGCAAGAATGTTACGGAAAATGAATTGATTGAAATTTATAAAACAAAGTTGGAGGAGTCTTTATTGAGTTAGGTCGCATAAATTGGGTTATTTCGCAGTCTCACAACTCAAATTTGTTCACTTCCTCTGGTCGTGCAAATTTGGTGTTCGTTGCGTTTGACCTACCATCAATTTATTGCTTCCTTTGGTCGCATAAATTGGGTTAGGTCATAAAAAAGTTTTTTTACGAAACTATTGACAGACTCCTTTAAAAGGTTTAATATATTCCTTAATATCTAAAAGCGTTGATGAAGAGAAACTTATCTCAGATTATTTACAGAGAGTTGGGTACGGTGGAAACCAACAATAACAGGATAAGATATATTCACTTCTAAGCTGGTTTGCTGAACGGAAATTCAAGTAGGTGAACCCGAATGCCCATCGTTATCAGGGATAGGACTGTTAGGTCTGATTGAGTGATGACTTCGTCATAATTAGGGTGGTACCGCGCGGAATAATATCCTTCGTCCCTATAAATACAGCAATAGCTGTGTTTATAGAGACGAAGGTTTTTTATTGCCATTCGAAACATTCAATCTTCCTAAAAAATTCAATTGAAAATAAGGGAGGATATACAATGAAAAAAGGAAATATCATGAAATTAATTACTTTCATATTCATCGGTGCTCTAGTTTTTACTGGATGTACCTCTGGTTTAGAGAAGGAAAGTACGCTAAATGGGGAAGCGGCATATATTATCGGTGTGAATCAGCTTGTGGAGCATCCCTCTCTCGATGAAGCAAGACTTGGTTTTGAAGATGGGCTAAAAGAGCTGGGTGTCAATGCAAAGGTGATTTATCAAAACGCACAGGGCGATATTCCTACGTCTCTATCCATTGCACAGAAATTTGTAAAGGATCAAGTAGACTTAATCTATGCCATAGCCACTCCAGCTGTACAGAGCTCCAAACAAGCAACTACAGATATTCCAATTTTGTTCAGTGCCGTTACAGACCCTGTTCAATCTGAAGTCGTCGCAGACTGGAATCGTGTTGGCGGCAATATTACAGGCACCTCCGATGCTGTCCCAACTGCTGCTCAGCTTCAAATGTTTAAGGAAATGGATCCTTCTATCAAGACCATCGGGATTTTATATAATACCAGTGAATCTAATTCCGACATCCAGATCGCTGAGGTAAAGAACCTGGCACCTGCAGAAGGGCTCGAGGTAGTTACTGTCGGGATTACCAATGTCAACGAACTTCCCCAGGCTTTAGATTCGATTTTAAAGAAAGTAGATGCGCTCTATCTGATCAGTGACAATACCATCGCCACTTCAGTACAGCTCATATCGAAGACTTTAATAGAAAATAATAAGATTTCCATAGCAAGCTTTGCTTCTGCCGTAGATGAGGGAATTTTGATTACAAATGGCTTAAGCTACTATGAGCTGGGAAAACAAACAGCGAAAATGGCCAAGGAAATCTTAGTGGACGGCAAGGATGTTTCTGAAATCCCTGTGGAGCTGTCTGAAAGGACCATCATTACCGTCAATGAAAAAACACGAGAGGCTTTGGGTCTAGATCCAACTCTCCCAGTATTTAAAAATGCAATTAAAGTAGAGAAGTAGCCTCCCATCAATATCTATGGATATATCCGCAGAAAAATAATAGGGCTGGACTCGAAATCTAAGCTTTCTAAGTATTACAATTCTCCGAATTTCCATATATAATGTTTATAACAAAAAAATCCCATCATTCAATATGGGGCTGTAC
Above is a genomic segment from Alkaliphilus oremlandii OhILAs containing:
- a CDS encoding ABC transporter substrate-binding protein — protein: MKKGNIMKLITFIFIGALVFTGCTSGLEKESTLNGEAAYIIGVNQLVEHPSLDEARLGFEDGLKELGVNAKVIYQNAQGDIPTSLSIAQKFVKDQVDLIYAIATPAVQSSKQATTDIPILFSAVTDPVQSEVVADWNRVGGNITGTSDAVPTAAQLQMFKEMDPSIKTIGILYNTSESNSDIQIAEVKNLAPAEGLEVVTVGITNVNELPQALDSILKKVDALYLISDNTIATSVQLISKTLIENNKISIASFASAVDEGILITNGLSYYELGKQTAKMAKEILVDGKDVSEIPVELSERTIITVNEKTREALGLDPTLPVFKNAIKVEK